In the genome of Quercus robur chromosome 3, dhQueRobu3.1, whole genome shotgun sequence, one region contains:
- the LOC126719829 gene encoding glucan endo-1,3-beta-glucosidase-like: MCDSCQAYGLFKGAAPIGICYGRVANNLPQPSSVVNLIKSNGIKYVRLFDIDPTTLKSFSGTRINLTIGVPNELLPFLANAKEATTLSWLQSNVFAHIPANQVRYIAVGNEVFLKDPFYTPHVITAILNLYQALKTLNLTNSIKLSSPQAASVVTNSYPPSAATFDPYIESAIIPLVQYLYDSRSPFMVNVYPYFSYINNKNHVSLDYALFKSKNNTVRDGALTYSNLFDASVDAFVSAMEKVGFEGVPVVVTETGWPTKAGEAASDENASVYNGNVVRRAADDVGTPRRPETGVEAYLFDLFDENKKGGEEYEKHFGIFGLDGVKAYDIDFN, from the exons ATGTGTGACTCTTGTCAGGCTTATGGCTTGTTCAAAG GTGCAGCACCCATTGGAATATGTTATGGTCGTGTTGCCAACAATCTACCACAACCCTCCTCCGTTGTCAACCTCATCAAATCCAATGGCATCAAATACGTCCGCCTCTTCGACATTGACCCCACCACCCTCAAATCATTCTCCGGTACCAGAATCAACCTTACGATTGGCGTGCCTAACGAGCTCCTCCCCTTCCTGGCCAATGCCAAAGAGGCCACAACCCTCAGCTGGCTCCAATCCAATGTCTTCGCCCACATCCCCGCCAACCAAGTCCGCTACATTGCTGTAGGCAACGAGGTCTTCCTCAAAGACCCGTTCTACACCCCCCACGTCATCACCGCCATTCTCAACCTCTACCAAGCTCTCAAAACCCTTAACCTCACCAATTCCATCAAGCTCTCATCACCACAAGCAGCCTCAGTCGTAACAAATTCATACCCTCCATCCGCAGCAACCTTTGACCCGTACATTGAATCTGCTATCATCCCTCTCGTACAATATCTATACGATAGCCGTTCACCTTTCATGGTAAACGTGTATCCCTACTTCAGTTACATAAACAATAAGAACCATGTTTCTTTGGACTACGCATTGTTCAAGTCTAAGAATAATACAGTTAGAGATGGTGCATTAACGTATAGTAATCTTTTTGACGCGAGTGTGGATGCGTTTGTGTCTGCAATGGAGAAGGTGGGGTTCGAGGGAGTGCCGGTGGTGGTGACTGAGACGGGGTGGCCAACGAAGGCTGGCGAGGCGGCGAGTGATGAAAATGCGTCGGTGTACAACGGAAACGTGGTGAGGCGGGCGGCAGACGATGTTGGAACGCCACGGAGGCCGGAGACAGGAGTGGAAGCTTACctgtttgatttgtttgatgAGAACAAGAAGGGTGGAGAAGAGTACGAGAAgcattttgggatttttggtcTTGACGGGGTTAAGGCTTATGACATCGATTTTAACTAA
- the LOC126718496 gene encoding uncharacterized protein LOC126718496 has protein sequence MSLQQPQQQQPQQQQLPQPQQQPVLVYPNTVTGEPPSHHSNGSFGTVFIVLAVIIVVSAIACFLGRLCNRRYNKQKPAKQNHNFRPKDNGDIEFGFGKKKVPTGKPSGNGGSRGHRPFENGDNSRGHRPSENGNHHHHNRGEMRPGGDHEGEPRAGA, from the coding sequence ATGTCTTTGCAACAACCCCAGCAGCAACAACCCCAGCAGCAGCAACTCCCTCAGCCACAACAACAGCCAGTTCTGGTTTACCCCAACACTGTCACTGGGGAACCACCTTCACACCATTCAAATGGGTCATTTGGGACAGTTTTTATTGTCCTTGCTGTGATCATTGTTGTATCAGCTATAGCTTGCTTTCTTGGCAGGCTCTGCAACCGGCGttacaacaaacaaaaaccaGCAAAGCAAAACCACAACTTTCGTCCCAAAGATAATGGGGACATTGAGTTTGGGTTTGGTAAGAAGAAAGTTCCAACAGGCAAACCATCTGGAAATGGAGGAAGCAGAGGGCACAGGCCATTTGAAAATGGTGATAATAGCAGAGGGCATAGGCCATCCGAAAATGGTAATCATCACCATCACAACAGAGGTGAAATGAGGCCAGGTGGTGATCATGAAGGAGAGCCCAGAGCCGGTGCATGA